Part of the Candoia aspera isolate rCanAsp1 chromosome 1, rCanAsp1.hap2, whole genome shotgun sequence genome, AAGAGGGCAGGGTGAGGATTCCTCTCAAGGTGATTAGATGATGTTATATCAAAGTTGTTAAGAAAATGTCCATTGCAGGAGGGGAGAAGCAGGGGGCAGGGCAACAGTCACTTTTCCTGATCACTTTCCTTGTGAAAacagcctgcctgccagcctgcctgcctgcctgcctgcctgcctgcctgcctgcctgcctgcctgcctgccttcctgcctgcctgcctgcctgccttcctgcctgcctgcctgcctgcctgcctgcctgccttcctgcctgcctgcctgcctgcctgcctgcctgcctgcctgcctgcctgcctgcctgcctgccttccttcctagtAGTGCAACTTGATACAAATTTCTTCTTCCAATAGCTAGAACTTGGGATCTGGCCGCATTTGGAAGCATTCTAAATGAATCACTTCCCACAAATAAACATAAAGATGAACCTAAGATGTTCAAAGGGAGATCCTCCAACAAACTACCAGCACTTAGCTGAAAGCGAGGTAAAGTTCAGCTCCGTCTTTGATTGTCCCTCCTGCCCTTTGTTTTGCTCCTGGGATCTTGTTATCCTGGTTTATGATTTTCTGTCAGTCCCTGACTCAGAGTTTCTGTTCAAACTCTGCAGAAAGAATAGTAGTGAGGCATCCCAGCCCCGCCAGCCCTGGGGATTCTATCAGTGGGCAAGTTTTATATAGTAACGACTAAAGCTAATGGACgtttttcaaaaacagaaatttaaaaaataccctACTTTCTAAGAACATGCAAAGAAAGCCATCAACTTAAGGGGCATTGTAAGCATTCCCCTGGCACTGAACCCATTAGTCATTATATTAATAGGAGAGACATTTCCTTGGAGCAGCAGAATCCTGGTGAACTGTTCTTTTGGAGGAGGTGGTGCAGGCAAATATTTAAGATGTAACTTAGAGATCAGGAGTAATTTTCAGCAATTACTCATCCAATACCATAGAATATAGAGCTTTCTTTAAGGCTCCATAGCTTCTACGTGCTCTTTGCTTTTCAACGTTAACGTCAGAGAGAGGGCATCAAAAACTAAACCATAAAGACGGTACGTTATTTTGGaatgcattctttttctttttcttttttttaaaaaagaaattgtgtctgtgtgtgtattgattactttcccccccttttaaaacaaaaataagcagGTTTCCAAATAACTCCACTGTAATCAGTGACATCGGAGTGTGCTGAACTTTGATGGAATTGTGCCTACTGATTTAAAATGTGCAGAAGGCGAAACAACGAAATATGTGTCCCTGTCCATTTATTAGTAATCTATTTGTCTCAATGttgtctttttaaataaaaaattgttgGAGTAGCCAATGCGTAGTAGTTTGCTTAATATAGTTTGTTTCACCAAATTGCATAATAAAGGAATGCAGAAAAATTGGCTTCATAGatcattacaataataaaataattagcaTACTTATTATGGATTTTTCAGGCTTAGCTGATtatgaggagtccttggtgctctctgagccttcagTGAAGGTGTCgcctcgtctggcaatgaaacgtctgcaagaaaacaacaaggctcagagagccccaaggactccacagttcaaccccgagctacaaataCTTGCTTCGATTAGTTGATGGTTTCATTGATGAAGATCTGTAAAATGTCTCTCCTAACCCCTTGCTTGTTCAGTGTAATCTACATAAATGTTGGAAACTGATTTCAGCATTTATTAGATTATAGGAGTTCTTTGTATGCTTCTCCTGAAAGGTACCTCTGCTTATTGCAATGGTGGGCAACATTCTGGCAGTCAGAAGCcacacatatttatttacttatgatGGCTAACAACCACAGGTAGCAGGGTAATGATATAAAAGTGTCAAGAGCGGGGGTAGAATTTTGAGTCCACTTTTTTCTTAGGGGAAGGAAGATCTTATCCACCCCCCCCAACTGAAAACCAGCAAGAAATCATAGCACCCCTGTTTTGGTAATTTTTAACCAAATTCCAGCAGCATATTCACTGAGCAATGTGTGGGTGTGGGAAtgaaagtttattgtacatttgttgatttagagaaagcattcaGTAAAGTGAATAGTCTTGAATCAATGAATGTTTTGCATTCATATGGAGCTGAAGGATGGTTTTGAATGTGGTAAGagcagcagggccacaactgggggggggtgggggcaagcagggcatgtgccctgggtgccatgctggggggcaccaaaatgagtgctgggggagcaccaaaatgggcatggaatccatgtttgccccaggtgacacaaactctagttgcagccctggtatatgatggaaataaagcatatatgagaataaatgaaatgtttaacAAATAGTTCAGCACTGAACAGGGAGTAAGATAAGGATGTACAGTATAATGTCCCTTAGTAGTTTAATGGGTTTGTGGATGCatttataaggaatgcttgtggtaatGTTAGAGGCATGCTGACGGAGGATGGGATGTGAATGTCTGCACAGTTTTGTGTGCAGACAATGTCATGCTGTttctgagaacctgaatgatctCATTAAATGTTAGATaaattgtatgatgcaatgagaaGTATGGATCTGGAAAGTAGTATATCAAAGATCAAGATATTTAATTTGTGTTTGACAGAGAAGCTGGGGTGAATGATTGCAAAATGTTatacataaatggaaaaaaaacccacagcaaACTGATGAATTTGTGTCCTTTGGTAGAAGGTTtactaaagaggaaaaaaaaatggaaaattttatGAGACACAAGTACTGGTATAAACATAGTAGGAGGTATGTGATTTGTTGTaaggaatgaatatttgttgaaagaagcaataaCGGTTGTGTGTAAGAGTGTGCTTCTACCCACTTGGTTATATAGCATTGCGAGTTGGGTGTATCAGGAAAGACATGAGAGTAAGGTGAATGCAGTGGGAACAGAGTCCTTAATACTGGAAGTGTATTTGTAGTAAAAGAAGGAGATAGGATCAAGAATGGATGACTGCTGAATGGATGTGGATGGAATACAAACATGAATGactagtatgaaagaagtatgctGAGGTGGTTAGCCATGTAGAGGGAATTAATGAGGACCGAATCACTAGCAAGCATATGAAGGATCAGTGACCAGATCAAGAGAAAGGAACGATGAGAAAGGTATAGttggatgaagttgatgagattctcagaaagaggtgaaaagaacaaaacaggCAATGTATGAAGTCATATATAGATGTGGTAGAAGCAAGAATGTTTTGCAAGGATGGAAAAGCTATGGAGAAGCATAGTGCATgttgttggtgtaaactagattaagctgtctcccctccctgcctgccttcaGTTTCTCTGGGTTGCTATTTCTTATTCCCTTTCTTTGCTTTGCATAATATTACTTACCCTGAAAAAGAATAGCATGAAGGGGGTAGATGCATAaagggatgggtggatggatgtgCATGGTTatctaacaaaaataataaataataggtgGCCTGACATAGAATATATTGATACTATTCTCAGAGTACTTCAGTATTCAGTTTGAAAGAGGCATGATGTACAAGAAAACTTTGTCATATAGTAGAATCCTgaagtggggaaaaagaagcCCTGGAATCTCTGTTTGTCAATTTATGTCTTGATAttcccatgtttgtttgtttttttgagaaAAACGGCAATAGCAACTGGAAAATCAAACAGCATGAAGTACATTTCTCTGATGtgctaggtttttaaaaatgttatgagaacatttgtttatttattcatttatgcatACATTCTCAGTCAAGAATTCAAATATATGATCCCAAGTCTGCCATCTGAAATGGTTAGTATGCACTCTGCATTTTCAGACACCTACCACCATTCTTTTAGGCATGTAAGATCAGGCATAAATCATCAAAATACGTCTTAATAAAATATGTCAGTTGATAGTTATTTATGCTGTGTTGCAGGTCATCTAGATATGGACTTCCTATCCATGACTCTCCACACAAACAATGTGACTGAATTTATCTTCCTTGGCCTCACGCAAAATGAAGAAACCCAGAAAATATGTTTTGCCCTGTTTCTGTTCTTCTATTTAATCATTGTGCTGGGAAACCTTCTCATAGTAGTCACTATAATCTTCAGTGCCCAGTTGGCTTCTCCCATGTATTACTTCCTCAGCTACTTATCCTTTGTAGACATTTGCTATTCCTCAGTCACAGCTCCCAAAATGATTGCAGATTTTCTTCTGGAGACAAAAACCATCTCATTTATTGGCTGCATAGCTCAGCTATTTGGAGTCCACTTCTTTGGCTGCACAGAGATCTTCATTCTTACAGTGATGGCCTATGACCGGTACATTGCGATTTGCAAACCACTCCACTATACCACCACTATGACCAGGCGAGTCTGTGGGCAGATGGTAGCAGCTTCTTGGGTTGGGGGGTTTCTGCACTCCTTGGTACAGACTCTTCTCACCACTTGGCTTCCTTTTTGTGGGCCCAATGAAATTGACCATTATTTTTGTGATGTCCACCCACTACTGAAACTGGCTTGTACAGATACCTATATCGTTGGCATCATAGTGGTGGCGAACAGTGGGATGACTGCTTTAAGCTGTTTCCTCATCTTAGTTGTGTCATATATTGTCATCTTGAACTCCTTGAGATCTCATTCTTCTGAAGGGCGTCGTAAGGCTCTTTCTACTTGTGCTTCCCATGTCACAGTAGTGATCTTATTTTTTGGGCCGTGCACCTTTACCTATATTCGCCCTTCCAGCAACTTCTCAGAAGACAAGACAGTAGCTGTGTTTTATACTGTTATTACCCCGATGCTGAACCCATTAATCTACACATTAAGAAATTCAGAGGTGAAGAATGCCATTAAAAAATTATGGAgcagaaaaattatttcaactgaaAAAACAAATATGTAAACAGGGCATGTGCAGAAATAGTTAAAACAGGATACCTACTTTcatgaagattttattttatttctgtcaatggtttatgctgtttttaatattgttatcccattgatcctttgcattttattttgttttacttttgttgtaaatCACATGATAACTTTGTTATAGAGCAAAGTGAATATATCTGGAAATAAACACATCAAATATGAAGCAGAAGTTGTGTTTCAGGGTGAAGGAAATTCTAGACTGGTAGTGATTTCAAATGTTTTTCAATGATTTTCTCTGAACATTCTAATTATGGGAAAATAACCAGAGGAGAAACTATACTGCAAGATAATTCAATGGTTACTTGATTCACATTGTATTTTTTAACATTGGATTGAAGATCATGTTGGGACTCTTATGCACAAGTCCATAAAACTTAGAAGCAGGGAATAAATTACCAAATGAATCAAATTTGGTTTGGCAAGGCATTCAAGATTTCACACtggagttttattattttttacagctCCACTCCATTAACTATATCTATGCACAAGTTCTAGCGTGTACGTGAAACTGCAAATTGATTTTGGAAACAACCTAGCAAGACAGCTAGAGAGAAT contains:
- the LOC134489746 gene encoding olfactory receptor 4S2-like is translated as MDFLSMTLHTNNVTEFIFLGLTQNEETQKICFALFLFFYLIIVLGNLLIVVTIIFSAQLASPMYYFLSYLSFVDICYSSVTAPKMIADFLLETKTISFIGCIAQLFGVHFFGCTEIFILTVMAYDRYIAICKPLHYTTTMTRRVCGQMVAASWVGGFLHSLVQTLLTTWLPFCGPNEIDHYFCDVHPLLKLACTDTYIVGIIVVANSGMTALSCFLILVVSYIVILNSLRSHSSEGRRKALSTCASHVTVVILFFGPCTFTYIRPSSNFSEDKTVAVFYTVITPMLNPLIYTLRNSEVKNAIKKLWSRKIISTEKTNM